From a single Calothrix sp. NIES-2098 genomic region:
- a CDS encoding serine/threonine protein kinase with Chase2 sensor — MLNFKNLFTQPAIISSAVITVLLLGIQKIRVLEPLELKVYDQMMQMRADPGIDPRLLIVAVGEKDLQKWNWPLSGEVLDRALGKLEEYEPRAIGLDIFRDLPVQPGHEKLLKRLQESDIIIPICKHSEAASSGNPGTPPPQGIEAERVGFSDVVEDTDGVIRRNLLSVSTDANDPCQSVSSLSLQLALKYLAVGGIQPQFTANRELQLGNIVFKPLQPHAGGYQKADTSGYQILLNYRSPHQIAQQVTITQLLTDQVKPDLVKDRIVLIGSTAASLNDIFNTPYTTGKSDRSGKMSGVEIHAYSVSQILSVVLNKQPLFWFLPSWGEVLWIWGWTLVGGLIAWRIQHPVGLGLAEATTLVALFGSNFVIFTQAGWFPVVSPALGLIAAAGSVLAYTAYQSKQEQAAMMQRVQEQKELIAQLQVLARQSGSTVEQETVLSKTLYPPTQEIPLTTTLNKRYKIVSNLGAGGFSYTYLAEDIEHPGSPQCVVKQLRPASQDTEYLTVLRRLFKTEAEILGILGKHPQIPHLIAFFEENQQFYLVQEFISGYSLTDEITPGKRFKQAEVIAILKEILQVLVFIHSYGVIHRDLKPSNLIRRKADGHIVLIDFGAVKQVQPQEQETQTIAIGTPGYAPSEQMSGQPTLNSDIYALGMIGIQALTGVYPKVFRRDTNTGAVIIQVESLTNQPIWQYWWELAETTEEFVRVLDKMVHLDFTQRYQSAIEVFNKLENL, encoded by the coding sequence ATGTTAAATTTCAAAAATTTATTTACACAGCCAGCTATTATTTCTAGTGCAGTAATTACAGTTTTACTGCTAGGAATTCAGAAAATACGAGTTTTAGAGCCGTTAGAATTGAAGGTTTACGACCAGATGATGCAAATGCGAGCCGATCCTGGGATAGATCCGCGTTTGTTGATTGTGGCAGTAGGGGAAAAGGATCTGCAAAAATGGAACTGGCCACTTTCTGGTGAAGTTTTAGATCGGGCATTAGGTAAACTTGAGGAATATGAACCGCGAGCCATTGGTTTAGATATTTTTCGTGACTTACCCGTACAACCAGGACACGAAAAACTACTCAAACGCCTACAAGAAAGCGATATTATCATCCCTATATGCAAACATTCTGAAGCAGCAAGTTCTGGAAATCCGGGAACACCACCCCCCCAAGGAATCGAAGCAGAAAGAGTCGGATTCAGTGATGTTGTCGAAGATACTGATGGCGTAATTCGTCGCAATCTCTTATCAGTCAGTACAGATGCTAACGATCCTTGTCAAAGTGTGTCTTCCTTAAGCTTGCAATTAGCACTCAAATATTTAGCAGTAGGAGGTATTCAACCGCAATTTACTGCTAACCGAGAACTGCAACTGGGTAATATTGTATTTAAACCTTTACAACCTCATGCAGGGGGTTATCAAAAAGCAGATACAAGTGGCTATCAAATTCTGCTTAACTATCGTTCTCCCCATCAAATTGCCCAGCAGGTTACAATTACGCAACTGCTTACAGACCAAGTAAAACCAGATTTGGTAAAAGACCGTATAGTTTTGATTGGTTCCACAGCAGCTAGCCTTAATGATATTTTTAATACACCTTACACTACTGGGAAGTCAGATCGTTCTGGCAAGATGTCAGGTGTTGAGATTCATGCTTACAGCGTTAGTCAGATTTTGAGTGTGGTTCTCAACAAGCAGCCTTTGTTTTGGTTTTTACCCAGTTGGGGAGAAGTTTTGTGGATTTGGGGATGGACTCTAGTAGGTGGATTAATAGCTTGGCGTATTCAACATCCAGTTGGCTTAGGACTGGCAGAAGCAACAACATTAGTAGCTTTATTTGGCAGCAACTTTGTGATTTTTACTCAAGCAGGGTGGTTTCCGGTAGTATCTCCCGCCTTGGGATTAATTGCTGCTGCTGGTAGCGTATTAGCTTATACAGCCTACCAGAGTAAGCAAGAACAAGCAGCAATGATGCAACGGGTGCAAGAGCAAAAAGAACTAATTGCTCAATTGCAAGTCCTTGCCAGACAGAGTGGAAGCACCGTAGAGCAAGAAACAGTACTGAGCAAAACCCTCTATCCACCAACCCAAGAAATTCCATTAACCACCACACTTAACAAACGCTATAAAATCGTTAGTAATTTAGGTGCTGGTGGATTTAGTTATACCTATTTGGCTGAAGATATCGAGCATCCAGGTAGTCCCCAGTGTGTGGTTAAACAGTTACGACCTGCCAGCCAAGATACAGAATATTTAACTGTTCTCAGACGCCTGTTCAAAACTGAAGCAGAAATTTTAGGAATTTTGGGTAAGCATCCACAAATACCACATTTAATAGCTTTTTTTGAAGAAAATCAGCAGTTTTATCTAGTGCAAGAATTTATTTCTGGCTATTCCCTTACTGATGAAATAACTCCTGGTAAGCGGTTCAAACAAGCTGAAGTTATAGCTATCCTTAAAGAAATTTTACAAGTGCTGGTTTTTATCCACAGCTACGGTGTAATTCATCGAGATCTCAAACCTAGTAATTTGATTAGGCGCAAAGCAGATGGACACATTGTATTAATTGACTTTGGTGCAGTGAAACAAGTTCAACCTCAAGAACAAGAAACTCAAACTATTGCTATTGGTACACCAGGTTATGCTCCATCCGAACAAATGAGTGGTCAACCCACACTCAACAGCGATATTTATGCCTTGGGTATGATTGGCATCCAAGCTTTAACAGGGGTATACCCAAAAGTATTTCGCAGAGATACAAATACAGGTGCAGTAATTATCCAAGTTGAGTCTCTAACTAATCAACCAATTTGGCAGTATTGGTGGGAATTAGCTGAAACCACAGAAGAATTTGTCAGAGTCTTAGACAAAATGGTACATCTAGACTTTACACAAAGATATCAGTCAGCAATAGAAGTGTTTAATAAGTTAGAAAATCTCTAG
- a CDS encoding potassium-dependent ATPase G chain: protein MKQKFNYLDLMQAISFVWLQWRKQHLPLAIFIVLCLNLAIAPVVYAASDGILERRSAWAIGILGFITVALVIYLFVVIFQPERF, encoded by the coding sequence ATGAAGCAAAAATTTAATTATTTGGATCTAATGCAGGCAATATCATTTGTCTGGTTACAATGGCGCAAACAACATTTGCCCCTAGCAATATTTATTGTGCTGTGCTTGAATTTGGCAATTGCGCCTGTAGTTTATGCTGCTTCTGATGGGATTTTAGAACGGCGATCGGCTTGGGCAATTGGTATTTTAGGATTTATTACAGTAGCACTTGTTATTTACTTGTTTGTCGTCATATTTCAGCCAGAACGCTTCTAA
- a CDS encoding TonB-dependent receptor, plug produces MNKCLFLHLPVILQSLLVAAPALSVETEINQKPTDKLHQIISNIPDLSDIQLPASNAELLTQESTPGEINRETQPIQEETQDSNSTDNADITIEVIGEEDTLPKSTPTYVIEQEEIKKQGANSVADILKRMPGFAVNDAGHGADIHTGTYYRGASINQSVFLINGRRINNDVNTYHGATDLNSIPVEAIERVELYSGAASTLYGSSAFGGVVNIITKEGYGQPKLSSSVEFGSLSQNNQQVSYGGSTGSVKYNFSFERYFTDNRYRVPVGAANRDAEGFLFNADTATSTYFGNIGVDLDKRNSLNFDITKLSSRRGLIYFGFPLQRDRLDHDGLNTGLSWKTQLGRGENSTLTTTLGYNQNYFSTYGPTVFQGQEYYRTGILDTQQLTARLDHAWKLTSNNQLRWGLDLKNTDLSGNTLSTSPNRIANNETEYRSIFTTALFAVNTLNISKNFSLDLGLRQSFDGQFGNYLNPSVGLRYAVAPSIAVRGSWAGGQRNPGLDQLYVYDTVHGWEPNPDLKPETGSSWTAGVDINFSENLTGQFTYFGSSLDNRLGVIAGKWQNIGLVDTNGLEAALQLKFAPGWSTFINYTYTDAQIKTGDEKGLQLGLIPYSVLQTGIGYQNSGWQANLYITYNSGARRSIFAKAGDRPTDFAPSFVNLDLSGRIPLNRNLGLIVYLENLLGEQYERVNRIYSPGFTFRIGLSSEI; encoded by the coding sequence GTGAATAAGTGTCTTTTTCTGCATCTGCCAGTTATTTTACAAAGCTTACTGGTAGCAGCTCCTGCTTTGTCTGTCGAAACTGAAATTAACCAGAAACCTACTGATAAATTACATCAAATAATTTCTAATATTCCCGATTTAAGTGATATTCAGCTACCCGCTAGTAATGCTGAATTATTAACACAAGAATCTACACCGGGTGAAATTAACCGGGAAACTCAACCAATACAAGAGGAAACACAAGACTCAAATTCTACAGATAATGCCGACATCACTATCGAAGTGATTGGAGAAGAAGACACTTTACCTAAGTCCACTCCAACTTATGTAATCGAGCAAGAAGAAATTAAAAAACAAGGTGCTAATAGTGTAGCTGATATCTTAAAAAGAATGCCAGGTTTTGCTGTTAATGATGCAGGACATGGTGCTGATATTCACACAGGTACATATTACCGAGGTGCTTCAATTAATCAGTCTGTATTTTTGATTAACGGTAGAAGAATTAATAACGATGTCAATACTTATCATGGTGCAACTGATTTAAATAGTATTCCTGTAGAAGCGATTGAGCGAGTAGAACTATATAGCGGTGCTGCTTCTACTTTATATGGTTCTTCAGCTTTTGGAGGAGTTGTTAATATCATCACCAAAGAAGGTTATGGCCAGCCTAAATTGAGTAGTAGTGTAGAATTTGGCTCATTAAGTCAAAACAATCAACAAGTGAGTTATGGTGGCTCTACTGGTTCCGTGAAGTACAATTTCAGTTTTGAAAGATACTTTACAGATAACCGTTACCGCGTTCCCGTAGGAGCAGCAAACCGCGATGCTGAGGGATTTTTATTCAATGCAGATACAGCCACAAGTACTTACTTTGGAAATATTGGCGTAGATTTGGATAAAAGAAATTCCCTCAATTTTGATATTACTAAATTAAGCAGTCGTCGAGGTTTAATTTATTTCGGCTTTCCTCTACAAAGAGACCGATTAGACCATGATGGACTGAATACTGGCTTATCTTGGAAAACTCAGTTAGGTCGTGGAGAAAATTCTACTCTGACAACTACATTAGGTTATAACCAAAATTATTTCAGTACGTATGGCCCTACAGTTTTTCAAGGACAGGAATATTATCGTACAGGTATTTTAGACACACAACAACTAACAGCTAGGCTAGATCATGCCTGGAAATTAACTTCCAATAATCAATTGCGTTGGGGGTTGGATTTAAAAAATACCGATTTATCTGGTAATACTTTAAGTACCAGCCCTAATCGAATTGCTAATAACGAAACTGAATATAGGAGTATATTTACCACAGCTTTATTTGCAGTTAATACTTTAAATATCAGCAAGAATTTTTCGTTAGATTTAGGGCTGAGACAAAGTTTTGATGGACAATTTGGCAATTATTTAAATCCTAGTGTCGGTTTACGTTATGCTGTCGCACCAAGCATTGCTGTGCGTGGTAGTTGGGCTGGAGGACAGCGCAATCCTGGTTTAGATCAGTTATATGTTTACGATACGGTTCATGGTTGGGAACCAAATCCCGATTTAAAACCAGAAACAGGTTCTTCTTGGACTGCGGGAGTCGATATCAATTTTTCAGAGAATTTAACTGGACAGTTTACTTACTTTGGCAGTAGTTTAGACAATCGCCTAGGAGTGATAGCTGGAAAATGGCAAAACATTGGGTTGGTAGATACTAATGGTTTAGAGGCGGCGTTACAATTAAAATTTGCTCCGGGTTGGTCAACTTTTATCAACTACACTTATACAGATGCCCAAATTAAGACCGGAGATGAAAAAGGCTTACAGTTAGGTTTAATTCCCTATTCTGTACTGCAAACAGGTATTGGTTATCAAAATTCAGGATGGCAGGCTAATTTGTATATTACTTACAACAGTGGCGCTCGTAGATCCATCTTTGCCAAAGCTGGTGACAGGCCTACAGATTTCGCGCCATCTTTTGTAAATTTAGATTTGAGTGGTCGCATTCCTTTAAATAGAAATTTAGGATTGATTGTTTACTTAGAAAATTTACTAGGCGAACAATACGAGCGTGTGAATCGGATTTATAGTCCTGGGTTTACTTTTCGCATAGGTTTATCTTCAGAGATATAG
- a CDS encoding potassium-transporting ATPase subunit C: MSIIREIIRSILVTIVLWLLTAIVYPLVILGVGQGLFPLEANGSIMRNINDQAIGSSLIGQVFTSDKYFHGRPSTVRYSQGKKAKPTGISGASNLAPSNPELLNRIIEQANQLQEENIQPTADLIYTSGSGLDPHISLKAAREQVERVARARNIKEDDILPKINKYTDGRFLWIFGEPGVNILRLNYDLDLQEILDQQKINNQ, translated from the coding sequence ATGTCTATTATTCGAGAAATCATCAGGTCAATTCTTGTAACTATAGTACTTTGGTTGCTAACGGCGATCGTATATCCTCTAGTAATTTTAGGCGTTGGTCAAGGTTTATTTCCCTTGGAAGCTAATGGCAGCATCATGCGGAATATAAATGACCAAGCAATTGGTTCTAGTTTAATTGGTCAAGTGTTTACATCAGATAAATATTTTCATGGTCGTCCAAGTACTGTGAGATATAGCCAAGGTAAAAAAGCGAAACCAACTGGTATATCTGGTGCTAGCAATCTTGCCCCTAGCAATCCAGAATTACTCAACCGAATTATCGAACAAGCAAATCAATTACAAGAAGAGAATATTCAACCCACAGCCGATTTAATTTATACATCTGGCTCTGGTTTAGATCCTCATATTTCTTTGAAAGCAGCTAGAGAGCAGGTGGAAAGGGTTGCTCGCGCGCGTAATATTAAAGAAGATGATATATTACCTAAAATTAATAAATACACTGATGGAAGATTTTTGTGGATCTTTGGTGAACCAGGAGTGAATATTCTGCGATTGAATTACGACCTCGATCTGCAAGAAATTTTGGATCAGCAAAAAATTAATAATCAGTAA
- a CDS encoding potassium-dependent ATPase subunit B: protein MNPVATTSKAKPPRSRHGDRRQSRKKAKVSARGIYLRAIKDAFVKLNPKQAIKNPVMFLVWMGAIVTLAVTIDPTLFGPVNQNNPQLFNGLLTGILFFTVWFANFAEAVAEGRGKAQADALRSTKSETIAKKLAPDGSITEVPSTSLKQGDTVYVVAGDFIPADGEVIMGVASVDESAITGESAPVLKESGSDIASSVTGGTRIISDELIVRITADSGKGFIDRMIALVEGAERSKTPNEIALTVLLAVLSLVFLFVVATLPAFAYTVKSPVSVPILIALLVALIPTTIGGLLSAIGIAGMDRVAQFNVISTSGRAVEAAGDVNTLVLDKTGTITLGNRLAEEFIPINGHSMEEIANVAWIASVFDDTPEGKSILRLAERFGARVDFDPNHAQGVEFSAKTRMSGTNLPGGREVRKGAVEAIIGFVRSRNGRETPELNTAYERVSQQGGTPLAVCLDREIYGVIYLKDIVKPGIRERFDQLRRMGVRTIMLTGDNRITASVIAKEAGVDEFIAEATPEDKISVIQQEQSEGKLVAMTGDGTNDAPALAQANVGVAMNTGTQAAKEAANMVDLDSDPTKLIDIVSIGKQLLITRGALTTFSLANDIAKYFAIIPVIFASANLQSLNIMKLTSTNTAVLSALIYNALIIPVLIPLALKGVQFKPLTANKLLQRNILIYGLGGIVSPFIAIKLIDMLLAAAGLT, encoded by the coding sequence ATGAATCCAGTTGCAACTACCTCTAAAGCTAAACCTCCACGTTCTCGTCATGGCGATCGCCGTCAATCACGCAAAAAAGCAAAAGTAAGTGCCAGAGGCATATATTTAAGAGCAATTAAGGACGCTTTTGTTAAGCTCAATCCCAAACAGGCAATCAAAAACCCGGTGATGTTTTTGGTTTGGATGGGCGCGATCGTTACCTTAGCGGTAACAATCGATCCCACTCTATTTGGCCCAGTTAACCAGAATAATCCACAACTATTCAACGGCTTGTTAACAGGAATTTTGTTCTTCACCGTTTGGTTTGCTAATTTTGCCGAAGCTGTAGCTGAAGGAAGGGGTAAAGCTCAAGCTGATGCTTTACGCTCAACAAAATCAGAAACGATCGCTAAAAAACTCGCTCCTGATGGTTCAATTACCGAAGTTCCATCTACCAGCCTCAAACAGGGTGATACTGTCTACGTGGTAGCAGGAGATTTTATTCCCGCTGATGGGGAAGTGATTATGGGCGTAGCCTCAGTGGATGAATCGGCTATTACAGGGGAATCTGCACCAGTACTCAAGGAATCAGGCTCGGACATTGCCAGTTCTGTAACCGGTGGGACGCGGATTATCTCCGATGAATTAATAGTTCGCATCACAGCTGACTCTGGCAAAGGATTCATCGATCGGATGATTGCCTTGGTAGAAGGCGCAGAACGCAGCAAAACACCAAATGAAATTGCCCTGACAGTGTTATTAGCAGTTCTCAGCTTAGTGTTTTTGTTTGTAGTCGCAACATTGCCTGCATTTGCTTACACCGTTAAAAGTCCAGTTAGCGTCCCGATTTTGATCGCCCTATTAGTAGCCTTGATCCCCACAACAATTGGTGGTTTGCTGAGTGCCATAGGCATAGCCGGGATGGATCGAGTGGCGCAATTTAATGTTATTTCCACCTCCGGACGAGCAGTTGAAGCCGCTGGAGATGTTAATACCCTAGTTTTAGACAAGACAGGTACAATCACCCTTGGCAATCGCTTGGCAGAAGAGTTTATCCCCATCAACGGACACTCAATGGAGGAAATTGCTAATGTAGCTTGGATAGCTAGTGTTTTTGATGATACCCCTGAAGGCAAATCAATTCTCCGACTAGCAGAAAGGTTCGGCGCTAGGGTAGACTTTGACCCCAACCACGCCCAAGGAGTAGAATTTTCTGCCAAAACCCGTATGAGTGGTACAAATCTGCCAGGTGGACGTGAAGTACGCAAGGGAGCAGTAGAAGCAATTATCGGGTTTGTTCGTTCTCGTAACGGACGTGAAACTCCCGAACTCAATACCGCTTACGAAAGAGTTTCCCAACAAGGAGGTACACCCCTAGCTGTTTGCTTAGATCGCGAAATCTACGGAGTCATCTATCTCAAAGATATTGTCAAACCTGGGATTCGCGAACGGTTTGACCAGTTACGCCGCATGGGGGTACGTACCATTATGCTGACTGGGGACAATCGGATTACTGCTTCGGTGATTGCCAAAGAAGCTGGAGTTGATGAATTTATAGCCGAAGCCACACCAGAAGATAAAATCTCTGTTATTCAACAGGAACAGTCTGAGGGCAAACTAGTAGCCATGACAGGAGATGGAACTAATGATGCTCCTGCCTTAGCACAGGCTAATGTTGGTGTAGCCATGAATACTGGTACTCAAGCAGCAAAAGAAGCCGCTAACATGGTGGATTTAGACTCAGACCCCACAAAGCTGATTGATATTGTCAGTATTGGTAAACAATTGCTCATTACTCGCGGAGCCTTAACGACATTTTCTTTGGCTAATGATATTGCTAAGTACTTTGCAATTATCCCGGTAATTTTTGCCTCTGCTAATTTGCAAAGTCTGAATATTATGAAATTGACTAGTACGAATACGGCTGTGCTATCAGCTTTGATCTACAACGCATTGATTATTCCAGTGTTAATTCCTTTAGCTTTAAAAGGCGTACAGTTTAAACCATTGACTGCTAATAAACTGCTGCAACGCAATATCTTGATTTATGGTTTAGGTGGTATAGTTTCACCCTTTATCGCTATTAAATTGATAGATATGCTGCTTGCAGCCGCAGGATTAACCTAA
- a CDS encoding tRNA pseudouridine synthase B produces MQGFLNLNKPFDWTSHDCVARVRKLLRLKRVGHAGTLDPAATGVLPIAFGKATRLLQYLPGNKAYKATIRLGVRTTTDDLQGEIITSAPCPGLSLAEVKSVLPQFEGKIEQIPPSYSAIQVDGKRLYDLARRGEKVEVPVRTVEVFQIEILDWREGEYPELEIAIACGAGTYIRAIARDLGAILETGGTLAALIRTESSGFHLSDSITLADLEAQLQAGTFQPTAPDTALQYLPSVTLPATAAQKWCQGQRVPVTIDISGLVRVYDEESRFLGIGQSQAGVLIPQMVFEPVSS; encoded by the coding sequence GTGCAAGGTTTCTTAAACTTAAACAAACCATTTGATTGGACTTCTCATGATTGTGTGGCGCGAGTCAGAAAACTTTTGCGCCTCAAACGTGTGGGACACGCAGGAACTTTAGATCCTGCGGCTACTGGAGTGTTACCGATCGCATTTGGTAAAGCTACAAGATTATTACAGTATTTACCAGGTAATAAAGCTTATAAGGCTACTATCCGGCTAGGCGTGCGTACTACAACCGACGATTTACAAGGGGAAATAATTACCTCTGCGCCTTGTCCTGGGTTAAGTTTGGCAGAGGTAAAAAGTGTATTACCTCAATTTGAAGGCAAAATAGAGCAGATTCCGCCTAGCTACAGCGCCATTCAAGTAGATGGTAAACGCTTATACGATCTAGCACGGCGCGGTGAAAAAGTAGAAGTTCCAGTTCGCACGGTGGAAGTTTTTCAGATAGAAATTTTAGATTGGCGAGAAGGAGAATATCCCGAATTAGAGATTGCGATCGCTTGTGGTGCTGGTACATATATTAGAGCGATCGCTCGCGATTTAGGAGCCATCTTAGAAACTGGTGGAACCCTCGCCGCTTTAATACGTACAGAAAGCAGTGGTTTCCATTTGAGCGATAGTATCACCTTGGCTGACTTAGAAGCACAACTGCAAGCAGGGACATTTCAACCTACAGCCCCTGATACCGCTTTGCAATATTTGCCATCTGTGACTTTACCAGCAACAGCTGCTCAAAAATGGTGTCAAGGTCAGCGAGTTCCTGTAACTATAGATATATCTGGGCTAGTGCGAGTTTACGATGAAGAGTCTCGCTTTTTGGGGATTGGACAATCACAAGCTGGAGTGCTGATTCCCCAAATGGTATTTGAACCTGTTTCCTCATAA
- a CDS encoding isopenicillin-N epimerase, producing MKDEKAHFKLHASEFQELWSLDRSVTFLNHGSFGACPKAVLAVQQKLRSQLEQEPLRFFGREWEPLLDNARSKLAEFVGADSQDLVFVNNATTGVNSVLRSLCFAAEDEILTTNHEYNACRNALDFIASRTGARIVVAQIPFPIESPQQVIAAVMGRVTAKTRLVLLDHITSQTGLIFPIQQLVKELQQQGIDTLIDGAHAPGMIPLNLQEIGATYYTGNCHKWLCAPKGAAFLYVQRNKQPNIRPLTISHGANSPRTDKTRFQLEFDWTGTDDPTAYMCIPEAIAFMGSLLPGGWSELMQRNHQLVLQGRQILCQALEVLPSCPDEMIGSMAVIPMSAAWENRHFMSVHDELFDKFGIQVQVIPWYESPKLLLRISAQIYNTLEQYIYLAKALSELHL from the coding sequence ATGAAGGATGAAAAAGCACATTTCAAACTTCATGCTTCGGAGTTTCAGGAATTATGGTCGCTCGATCGCTCGGTGACGTTTCTGAATCATGGGTCTTTTGGTGCTTGCCCGAAAGCAGTGCTAGCTGTTCAGCAAAAATTGCGATCGCAACTCGAGCAAGAACCACTACGCTTTTTTGGTAGAGAGTGGGAACCACTGCTAGATAATGCCAGAAGCAAATTGGCAGAGTTTGTGGGTGCTGATAGCCAAGATTTGGTATTTGTAAACAATGCAACAACTGGTGTTAATTCAGTTTTGCGTTCCCTTTGCTTCGCTGCTGAAGACGAAATTCTCACCACTAACCACGAGTACAATGCTTGCCGTAATGCCCTAGATTTTATTGCCAGTCGCACTGGGGCGCGGATAGTAGTAGCACAAATACCTTTTCCTATTGAATCGCCACAGCAGGTAATAGCAGCTGTAATGGGACGAGTGACTGCTAAGACACGGTTAGTACTTTTAGATCATATTACCAGCCAAACAGGGTTGATTTTCCCGATTCAGCAATTAGTTAAAGAATTGCAACAGCAAGGCATCGATACATTAATAGATGGTGCCCACGCGCCCGGAATGATACCGCTGAATTTGCAAGAAATTGGCGCAACTTATTACACGGGTAATTGCCATAAATGGCTCTGTGCGCCCAAAGGAGCAGCGTTTTTGTACGTGCAACGGAATAAACAACCAAATATTCGTCCTCTCACTATCAGCCACGGTGCAAATTCACCCAGAACTGATAAAACACGCTTTCAATTAGAATTCGATTGGACTGGTACAGACGATCCTACCGCTTATATGTGCATACCAGAAGCGATCGCTTTTATGGGTTCATTGCTACCTGGTGGCTGGAGTGAATTAATGCAGCGAAATCATCAGCTAGTATTGCAAGGAAGACAAATACTTTGTCAAGCACTAGAAGTCTTACCATCTTGTCCTGATGAAATGATTGGTTCTATGGCAGTTATACCCATGTCTGCTGCATGGGAAAACCGTCATTTTATGTCTGTACACGATGAGTTATTTGATAAATTTGGCATTCAAGTACAGGTGATACCTTGGTATGAATCGCCAAAATTACTACTGCGGATATCGGCGCAAATTTATAATACGCTCGAGCAGTATATATATTTAGCAAAAGCACTGAGCGAATTACACCTTTAA
- a CDS encoding ABC transporter-related protein, which translates to MVEVGIEVKDLQFNWPSGETAIKSCSLKVPRGEFWMLLGTNGSGKSTLLRLLAGLLAPTSGEIRVLHPVGFVFQNPDHQLVMPTVGADVAFGLVEEKLPPATVRARVEEALGAVNLQTLQRRPIYALSGGQKQRVAIAGAIARCCEVLLLDEPTALLDPDSQLDLVASVRRLVKTRGITALWVTHRLDELNYCDGAFLLENGSLVDRGEALRLKQRLMEVDKATS; encoded by the coding sequence ATGGTGGAAGTGGGCATCGAGGTTAAGGATTTACAGTTCAATTGGCCTAGTGGCGAGACAGCAATTAAATCTTGCTCTTTAAAAGTACCCAGAGGTGAGTTTTGGATGCTCTTGGGTACAAATGGCAGTGGTAAATCAACATTACTCAGACTGCTGGCGGGACTATTAGCTCCCACATCAGGTGAGATTCGGGTTTTACATCCCGTTGGTTTTGTCTTCCAAAATCCCGACCATCAACTGGTAATGCCAACAGTTGGTGCAGATGTGGCTTTTGGATTAGTGGAAGAAAAATTACCGCCTGCTACAGTCAGAGCAAGAGTAGAGGAGGCTCTAGGAGCAGTGAATTTGCAAACCCTGCAACGACGGCCGATCTATGCGCTCAGTGGCGGACAAAAACAACGAGTAGCAATTGCTGGTGCGATCGCCCGTTGCTGTGAAGTCCTATTATTAGATGAACCCACTGCCTTACTAGATCCAGATAGCCAACTGGACTTGGTAGCTAGCGTGCGTCGCCTGGTGAAAACTCGCGGGATCACAGCTTTGTGGGTAACGCATCGCCTTGATGAGTTAAATTACTGTGACGGAGCTTTCTTGTTAGAAAATGGCTCTCTTGTAGATCGAGGTGAAGCACTGCGCCTGAAACAACGTTTGATGGAAGTAGACAAAGCTACATCTTAA